The sequence below is a genomic window from Halomonas halophila.
GCGGATCGCCGCGCGAGGAGCCTCCGGAGAGCATGCGGCGACGCCGGGCGACTAGCGGGGACTAGTCGCTCAGGGCACGATGGACATAGAGGTCGTAACGGCTGGTCTTGCCCTCCAGCACGTGGCGCGGCGCAGGCCCCTCGATGGGCGGCGCCTTGCGTGGCCGCTTGACCACCACCCGATGGGTCGCCACGTCCAGCGCCGCTTCCAGCAGCCTGGGCGCGTCGGCGTCGTCTCCGGCCAGCTCGCGGAACAGCCGCATCTCCTTCTTCACCAGCGCCGACTTCTCGCGATGGGGAAACATCGGGTCCAGATGGACCACCTGGGGCGCGATGGAAGACTGCGCCACCAGGTCGGCGAGCTCGCGGCTCGCGTCGCCATGGGCCAGGCGCAGCCGGGCGGCGATCTCGGCGGTGTCCGGGTCCGCCATGGCGCGCGCCAGGCCGTCCTCGAGCAGTGCGGCGATGGACGCGACCCGCTCGACCATCAGCACCTCGGCGCCGAGCGTCGCCAGCACGAAGGCATCGCGGCCGAGCCCCGCGGTGGCGTCCACCACCGAGGGCGTGGCGCCCTTGCCGAGCCCGCAGGCCCTGGCGATCAGCTGGCCGCGGCCGCCGCCGAAGCGGCGCCGGTGGGCCGCCTTGCCCTCGACGAAGTCCACCGCCAGCGGCTTGCCGTAACGCTTGGCATCGCCGGCCAGCACCAGCCGGCCGTTCTCGCGGCCGAGCCGCAGCGGCGGCGCCTCGCCCGACGCCAGCGCGTCGGCGTCGGGCAGCCCCCAGCGCGCGGCCAGGGCCGCGTCGTTGGCCGCGACCGCACTCATCGGCTCTTCTGCCAGGCGACCCGGTCGCGCAGGTAGACCGGCAGCACCTCGGCGGCCGGGCGCCCTTCACCGGCCTCGAAGGCATCGGCGGCCAGGCGCACCATGTCCTCGGCGGCGGCCTCCTGCTCGGGCAGGCACAGGCTCATGCCGGCCTGCACGTCGGCCGGCATGGCGTCCCACAGGGTCCAGCCGGAGCCCACGCCGACCCAGTCGTGATCGGCATGGGCCTCGGGCAGGCGCAGCCGTTCGGGCGGCAGCACCGCCTCCTCGGCCAGGCACTCGACGCGGCCGTCGAAGCACTGCCAGGCGGCGGCGTAGATCTCGCCCATGCGCGCGTCCAGCGCGGTGACCAGGTAGCGGTAGCGTTGGCGGAGATGCGCGCCCAGGGCCAGCGCCTGCAGGGTCGAGACCCCGAGCAGCGGGCGGTCGAGGCC
It includes:
- a CDS encoding class I SAM-dependent methyltransferase, with amino-acid sequence MSAVAANDAALAARWGLPDADALASGEAPPLRLGRENGRLVLAGDAKRYGKPLAVDFVEGKAAHRRRFGGGRGQLIARACGLGKGATPSVVDATAGLGRDAFVLATLGAEVLMVERVASIAALLEDGLARAMADPDTAEIAARLRLAHGDASRELADLVAQSSIAPQVVHLDPMFPHREKSALVKKEMRLFRELAGDDADAPRLLEAALDVATHRVVVKRPRKAPPIEGPAPRHVLEGKTSRYDLYVHRALSD
- the tsaB gene encoding tRNA (adenosine(37)-N6)-threonylcarbamoyltransferase complex dimerization subunit type 1 TsaB; protein product: MPILLALDASSSACSAALLRRREGVDDEVISRFELTPRAHTRRLMPMVDEVLAEAGVAPAELDAVAYGHGPGSFTGLRIAAGAAQGLAFGLDRPLLGVSTLQALALGAHLRQRYRYLVTALDARMGEIYAAAWQCFDGRVECLAEEAVLPPERLRLPEAHADHDWVGVGSGWTLWDAMPADVQAGMSLCLPEQEAAAEDMVRLAADAFEAGEGRPAAEVLPVYLRDRVAWQKSR